Proteins encoded by one window of Salicibibacter halophilus:
- a CDS encoding DUF6114 domain-containing protein, whose amino-acid sequence MNSKEERIQKREQKEQEKLEKRQAKMQDAGRLKRWRNRRPFWGATLTLLAGIMILYIPLHLYAIAFAPGSWAFIGFLFGGLVVIIGSLAYIYPQFSTVFGVVTIFLSILSIMGALGGFIIGTVTGIIGGALCVGWHMEEVSADKDHGGEKKMKRAKKDEGTVTASP is encoded by the coding sequence ATGAACAGCAAAGAAGAAAGAATTCAAAAAAGGGAGCAAAAAGAACAGGAAAAATTGGAGAAACGACAAGCGAAAATGCAGGACGCCGGCAGGTTGAAACGTTGGAGGAACCGCAGGCCTTTCTGGGGAGCAACGCTTACGCTGCTCGCCGGAATAATGATTTTATACATTCCCCTTCATCTTTACGCCATTGCCTTTGCCCCCGGAAGCTGGGCATTTATCGGCTTTTTGTTCGGGGGACTCGTTGTTATCATAGGTTCGCTCGCGTATATATATCCGCAATTTTCCACCGTTTTTGGTGTGGTTACGATTTTCTTGTCCATCCTCTCCATTATGGGAGCGCTCGGTGGGTTTATCATTGGAACGGTCACAGGGATCATCGGCGGCGCCCTTTGTGTCGGCTGGCACATGGAAGAGGTTTCCGCTGATAAAGACCATGGAGGCGAAAAGAAAATGAAAAGAGCGAAAAAGGATGAAGGAACGGTTACGGCATCTCCATAA
- a CDS encoding M23 family metallopeptidase, with amino-acid sequence MTLKSTGLGELYMKHNRKLHKFIFNISMVFVLIIGLSIPSPVSQNAVAEEEEDDEENGFLVEADQVEGTIDIIEFLGDRIDMDEGELTGLTLTQESVSADGRTLIVKIHSEGPVPVENLEGELIEADVDIITGLCAPSEIGWLCLEDVEMELSSQEAGSISLPDATVETCFEGECEGAGDVDGTNLEVDDLEIEDVDINNLNDLLDNVEEMVEDAQGMQQTIQEEDQVSAVEQGLNEAWELVGQPDDFSEAADRVKNAHEELNENVTDMGLTTANADDILKQISNQIEMYEQRIDEEEEEWMEELGIEPEDFEAYLEELDLEDENVDEEELPDVGIREWRDEISDLQERMSETSEAIEELMQEHQGLTEEVEGFRTGAGELAETVEESDEYADDQREDIFQDLDVAEPGKTVEKTIDRIDDELEGNESREHTEELEELTEEATEEIEESGMSIELAEEIGETTHEINENMEEALEESNENMVQHEEEIEVIESRLNELSEKVEVPEELAAEYEINELSEEEQNEYRLDMQANVSEWEDQYAQLMEGIGGHDLQALLQEEQEDLQVLMDELQEYVEGMEDELSEEEFNALMEGLDLDEAILEDDEEAIEEEEDEASEEDESSEGNEEDIQKQQEIAEQNEIERQEENSDDSDNNGNEDSNEDTSGSSESTDAAAIDSASEDESREEGEGTLARPATGELSSSYGMRNGRMHNGIDIPEAGRSNVPIEAAEAGEVSYTGYMNGLGNTVMVTHQIDGETITTLYAHLSSIDVSVGDTVNRAESIGIMGNTGRSTGPHVHFEVHEGGWDGSGVNSVNPMPYLE; translated from the coding sequence ATGACGCTAAAATCGACAGGTTTAGGGGAATTGTATATGAAACACAATCGCAAACTTCATAAGTTTATCTTCAACATCAGCATGGTATTTGTTCTAATTATAGGCCTTTCCATCCCTTCACCTGTTTCGCAAAATGCCGTGGCGGAAGAGGAAGAAGATGACGAAGAGAATGGATTTTTGGTCGAAGCAGATCAAGTGGAAGGTACCATTGATATCATCGAGTTCTTAGGTGATCGAATAGATATGGATGAGGGAGAGCTTACGGGGCTGACCCTTACACAAGAATCAGTGTCGGCTGACGGAAGAACGCTCATCGTTAAAATCCATTCGGAAGGACCGGTGCCGGTTGAAAATTTAGAGGGCGAATTAATAGAAGCTGATGTCGACATTATTACAGGCCTTTGTGCTCCCAGCGAAATCGGTTGGCTCTGTTTGGAAGATGTCGAAATGGAGCTTAGTTCACAAGAAGCCGGATCGATATCACTACCGGACGCGACGGTTGAGACATGTTTCGAGGGAGAATGTGAAGGTGCGGGTGATGTCGACGGAACGAATTTAGAAGTGGATGATTTGGAGATTGAAGATGTGGATATAAATAACCTCAATGATTTATTGGATAACGTTGAAGAAATGGTTGAGGATGCACAGGGTATGCAACAGACGATCCAGGAAGAAGACCAGGTCAGCGCTGTAGAACAAGGGTTAAATGAGGCATGGGAACTCGTCGGACAACCTGATGATTTTTCCGAAGCAGCCGATAGAGTAAAAAATGCGCATGAAGAGTTGAATGAAAATGTAACGGATATGGGGTTAACCACCGCTAATGCGGATGACATCCTGAAGCAAATATCAAATCAGATTGAAATGTATGAGCAACGAATCGATGAGGAAGAGGAGGAATGGATGGAAGAGTTGGGGATCGAGCCCGAAGATTTTGAGGCTTATCTCGAAGAACTGGACTTAGAAGATGAGAATGTTGATGAAGAAGAGCTGCCGGATGTCGGTATCCGTGAATGGAGAGATGAGATCTCCGATCTTCAAGAGCGGATGTCCGAAACCAGTGAGGCTATTGAGGAATTAATGCAAGAGCACCAAGGATTGACAGAAGAGGTTGAAGGCTTCCGTACGGGTGCGGGGGAATTAGCGGAGACCGTGGAAGAATCAGATGAATATGCGGATGATCAACGAGAGGATATTTTTCAAGATTTGGATGTTGCTGAACCAGGCAAAACGGTAGAAAAGACAATCGACAGGATCGATGATGAACTGGAAGGAAATGAATCCAGGGAGCATACGGAGGAACTTGAGGAATTGACGGAAGAAGCAACCGAAGAAATCGAAGAATCGGGCATGTCGATAGAACTGGCTGAAGAAATTGGCGAAACAACACACGAAATTAATGAAAATATGGAAGAGGCGCTTGAGGAATCAAATGAAAACATGGTGCAGCATGAAGAAGAAATCGAGGTCATTGAGTCAAGGTTGAATGAATTATCCGAGAAGGTAGAAGTGCCTGAAGAATTAGCAGCGGAATATGAGATCAATGAATTGTCGGAGGAAGAACAAAACGAATACAGGCTCGACATGCAAGCCAATGTTTCCGAATGGGAAGACCAATATGCTCAATTGATGGAAGGTATAGGTGGTCATGACCTCCAAGCCTTATTGCAAGAAGAACAAGAAGATCTTCAAGTGCTTATGGATGAGTTGCAGGAATACGTTGAAGGGATGGAAGATGAACTTTCCGAAGAAGAGTTTAATGCTCTAATGGAAGGTTTGGACTTGGATGAAGCCATCCTTGAAGACGATGAAGAAGCAATTGAAGAGGAAGAGGATGAAGCATCTGAAGAAGATGAATCATCGGAAGGAAATGAAGAAGACATCCAGAAACAACAGGAAATCGCCGAACAGAATGAAATCGAGCGCCAAGAAGAGAACAGTGACGATTCCGACAATAATGGCAACGAAGATAGCAACGAGGACACTTCCGGCTCATCTGAATCGACAGATGCCGCCGCTATAGATAGTGCAAGTGAGGATGAATCAAGAGAGGAAGGAGAAGGAACGCTTGCCCGACCGGCAACGGGTGAGCTCTCGTCGTCATATGGAATGCGTAACGGTCGGATGCACAATGGCATTGACATTCCCGAAGCCGGTCGTTCAAATGTACCTATCGAAGCTGCGGAAGCAGGTGAAGTAAGCTACACCGGCTATATGAACGGGTTGGGGAACACGGTGATGGTGACCCATCAGATCGATGGTGAAACGATAACGACACTGTATGCCCACCTTTCTTCGATTGATGTTTCCGTCGGAGATACCGTTAACCGGGCAGAATCCATTGGCATCATGGGGAACACAGGCCGTTCAACAGGACCGCATGTTCACTTCGAGGTGCATGAAGGTGGCTGGGACGGCTCGGGCGTCAATTCGGTCAATCCAATGCCTTATCTCGAATAG
- a CDS encoding DUF6230 family protein translates to MAYQLEENETISFGRTVKKRVCAALFAGFLLLGGMAATLGMSGNAFAMPLGGIGDFTVSFDELEGEGFTLNPNIGETGDADAAPLVRNQIDEAIIDGLHIYKDLPMPGGDWIRINITASEPTTIEGLIQDARFIDANLDFTDLGIEQTNTSDMSPEEAFRENWTQNADTVTITDGEIITSYLFQNMVSLQGAQIYIDFIEEPDGGDAGSSSGTEETGSASTTSGNGGGSSVATGDSDRDGEEAQAVAAGAGSSGDGDSSGGALPSTAGNTVVMILMGLFAAAIGTVFIFRKRIFVY, encoded by the coding sequence GTGGCCTATCAGTTGGAAGAAAATGAAACAATATCCTTTGGACGAACCGTGAAAAAGAGAGTTTGCGCAGCCCTTTTTGCTGGCTTTCTGCTCCTCGGCGGAATGGCGGCGACTTTGGGGATGAGTGGAAACGCCTTTGCCATGCCACTTGGCGGTATCGGGGACTTTACCGTAAGTTTCGATGAACTGGAAGGAGAAGGATTTACCCTTAATCCAAATATTGGTGAAACGGGGGATGCGGATGCTGCTCCTTTGGTTCGAAACCAAATTGACGAGGCCATCATCGATGGACTGCATATTTACAAGGACTTACCAATGCCGGGCGGTGATTGGATTCGAATTAACATTACTGCTTCCGAGCCTACAACCATTGAGGGGTTAATCCAAGATGCCCGTTTTATTGATGCCAATTTGGATTTTACCGACTTGGGCATTGAGCAGACGAATACATCCGACATGTCACCTGAGGAAGCATTCAGAGAAAATTGGACGCAAAATGCTGATACAGTAACAATCACAGACGGAGAAATTATCACTAGCTACTTATTCCAAAACATGGTTAGCCTGCAAGGGGCACAAATTTACATTGATTTTATTGAGGAACCTGACGGCGGAGATGCAGGTAGCTCGTCGGGAACAGAAGAAACCGGATCAGCGTCAACAACGTCCGGCAATGGCGGCGGCAGTTCCGTTGCCACGGGCGACAGTGATAGAGACGGAGAAGAAGCTCAAGCAGTAGCCGCAGGCGCTGGCAGCAGTGGAGATGGCGATTCCTCGGGTGGAGCACTTCCGTCAACCGCGGGGAATACCGTGGTAATGATTTTAATGGGTTTATTTGCAGCGGCGATTGGCACTGTATTTATTTTCAGGAAAAGAATCTTTGTATACTAA
- a CDS encoding R2-like ligand-binding oxidase — protein MAHERFQTVESQLNWNAPMFRLYEKAKKNYWNPADIDFSQDREDFQKMSADDKMFSLPLVGAFSAGEEAVTLDILPMLEVMARQGRLEDTLFLTTFLHDEAKHTEMFSRWQTAVGVADMDLHSFHDDNYKRVFYDELPEKMDRLKTDDSPEAVIKAATVYNMIVEGTLAESGYHAFRQTFKDAGKMPGILEGIDLLNRDEGRHLQFGIFTIQRLVAGNDHLLKVFHDYMDELAPYAFGFVDYLTGLFEESKKQEWTNMTLSIDPNMMKDYARNQFSIRKSKIDRARKYESADELEAAATKQ, from the coding sequence ATGGCTCATGAAAGGTTCCAAACCGTCGAAAGCCAACTGAATTGGAATGCACCGATGTTTCGGTTGTATGAGAAGGCGAAAAAGAACTATTGGAACCCAGCTGACATCGACTTTAGCCAAGATCGGGAAGACTTTCAAAAAATGTCTGCCGACGATAAAATGTTTTCACTTCCGCTCGTCGGTGCTTTCTCTGCTGGGGAGGAAGCGGTTACCTTGGATATTTTGCCGATGCTTGAAGTCATGGCGCGACAAGGCCGCTTGGAAGACACACTTTTTTTGACAACCTTCCTGCATGATGAAGCGAAGCATACAGAAATGTTTTCGCGTTGGCAAACGGCGGTCGGTGTCGCGGATATGGATCTGCATTCGTTCCACGATGACAATTATAAACGTGTCTTTTATGATGAATTACCGGAAAAAATGGATCGGTTGAAAACGGATGATTCGCCGGAGGCTGTGATCAAGGCAGCTACCGTATATAATATGATCGTGGAAGGGACGCTTGCGGAATCGGGGTATCACGCGTTCCGGCAAACGTTTAAGGATGCCGGGAAGATGCCGGGGATTTTGGAAGGTATTGACTTATTAAATCGAGATGAAGGGCGTCATCTTCAATTTGGTATTTTTACCATTCAACGATTGGTCGCCGGGAATGACCATCTGTTAAAAGTGTTTCATGATTATATGGATGAATTGGCGCCTTATGCCTTTGGGTTTGTGGATTATTTAACCGGTTTGTTTGAAGAGAGCAAAAAGCAAGAATGGACGAATATGACGTTGAGCATTGATCCGAATATGATGAAAGACTACGCGCGCAACCAGTTTAGCATTCGAAAAAGCAAAATCGACCGGGCACGGAAATATGAAAGTGCTGATGAACTTGAAGCAGCGGCAACAAAACAATGA
- a CDS encoding DUF6230 family protein: MQEETVAVGRTAKKKFWTAIAAGFLAFGAMVAVFGMNMTAVAMPLGGMGDFYVELDELQGEDFHLAPHIGETGEEDEAPMVRNEIGSVDITNLHIYKDLRMPGTENWIRINITSPNVSIDGLIQDARLIDADLDFDSLAIEQSNTDEFTENWTQNAETITITDAKIVTDYLFQSAVSLEGAEISVEEIDEPEMTE; the protein is encoded by the coding sequence ATGCAAGAAGAAACAGTAGCTGTTGGACGGACGGCCAAAAAGAAGTTTTGGACAGCGATCGCTGCCGGTTTTTTGGCATTTGGCGCGATGGTAGCTGTGTTCGGGATGAATATGACAGCGGTTGCAATGCCCCTCGGCGGAATGGGTGATTTCTATGTCGAGCTCGATGAACTTCAGGGTGAAGACTTTCATTTAGCGCCGCATATCGGAGAAACAGGGGAGGAAGATGAAGCTCCCATGGTTCGTAACGAAATAGGTAGCGTTGATATTACAAATTTACACATTTATAAAGATTTGAGAATGCCGGGAACGGAAAACTGGATCCGAATCAACATTACATCCCCGAACGTTTCCATTGATGGACTCATTCAAGATGCACGGCTCATCGATGCCGACTTGGACTTTGATAGCTTGGCAATCGAACAAAGCAATACTGATGAATTTACAGAAAACTGGACCCAGAATGCGGAAACGATCACAATTACAGATGCGAAAATTGTAACTGATTACCTTTTTCAAAGTGCCGTTAGCCTGGAAGGTGCAGAGATATCCGTTGAAGAAATTGATGAACCGGAAATGACCGAATAA
- a CDS encoding AMP-dependent synthetase/ligase has protein sequence MDPNNLVEMLSQTVERYPDKEALMWKQNGSYTSMTYQGFWDHIKNTAFGLASIGVKPDDKVAILANSNPKWAISDFAIASLGAVSVPIYPTLPSNQVSYVLDNGDCTVAIVENDEQLQKVKDGETETQHTVVMDDANVTLGNKVSSFDALEEKGARKPLENWEDRWKEIPEDQLMTIIHTSGTTGPPKGVMLSHENFLSNMKAIQFWLIELKAEDVHLSYLPVSHVFERMAGHYMPLFAGTTIAYAESIDTIQENMQEVKPTIMTSVPRLFEKVYAKVVEQIESGSPVKQKIFRWALGVGEQRYDYYMNTPVQELLLNNQMPKKLQRNLALADRLVYQKIKERLGGRMRGMVTGGGTLNPEIAKFFWSLDIPILEGYGLTETSPVVTTNPMSRAKVGTTGKPIPNVKVRIASDGEVLVKGPNVMQGYYKNKEATDKDIVDGWFHTGDIGALDEEGYLKIVDRKKRILVLSTGKNVAPAPIESVINESRYIEFAAVIGDGRKYVTALVTPDMENLVPWAKDQGIQTESREELCARDDVQKLLKDEVARLTETAADYETPKKVVVIGEEWTVEGGELTPKLSLRMKNIEEKYSKSIEEAYGDASISAKEVAAEAQ, from the coding sequence ATGGATCCAAACAATTTGGTGGAAATGCTAAGCCAAACGGTCGAACGTTATCCGGACAAAGAAGCTTTAATGTGGAAACAGAATGGAAGCTACACCAGTATGACTTATCAAGGCTTCTGGGATCACATCAAAAACACTGCTTTTGGTTTGGCAAGTATAGGTGTGAAGCCGGATGATAAAGTTGCTATCTTAGCAAACAGCAATCCGAAGTGGGCGATTTCCGATTTTGCCATTGCCAGTTTAGGGGCAGTTAGTGTCCCGATTTATCCGACGCTTCCATCCAATCAGGTTTCATATGTCCTTGATAACGGGGATTGTACGGTTGCAATCGTCGAAAATGACGAACAATTGCAAAAGGTGAAGGATGGGGAAACGGAGACTCAGCATACGGTAGTTATGGACGATGCGAATGTAACACTCGGCAATAAAGTTTCTTCTTTTGACGCACTTGAAGAAAAAGGGGCTCGTAAACCACTGGAAAATTGGGAAGATCGTTGGAAAGAAATCCCCGAAGATCAGCTGATGACGATCATTCATACTTCCGGAACTACAGGACCTCCAAAAGGCGTGATGCTTAGTCACGAGAATTTTTTAAGTAATATGAAAGCGATTCAATTTTGGTTGATTGAATTAAAAGCGGAAGATGTTCATCTTTCCTACCTTCCGGTATCGCACGTTTTTGAACGTATGGCCGGTCACTATATGCCTCTGTTTGCCGGAACGACGATCGCTTACGCGGAAAGCATTGATACGATTCAGGAGAACATGCAAGAAGTAAAGCCGACGATCATGACGAGCGTTCCGAGACTTTTTGAAAAAGTGTACGCAAAAGTGGTGGAACAAATTGAATCCGGTTCGCCGGTGAAGCAAAAAATCTTCCGGTGGGCGCTTGGTGTAGGGGAGCAACGGTATGATTATTACATGAATACGCCTGTGCAAGAATTGTTGCTCAATAACCAAATGCCGAAAAAACTGCAGCGTAATTTGGCACTTGCCGATCGGTTGGTGTATCAAAAAATCAAGGAGCGTCTCGGGGGCAGAATGCGTGGAATGGTGACCGGGGGTGGAACACTGAATCCGGAGATTGCCAAGTTTTTCTGGTCCCTCGACATTCCGATTTTGGAAGGGTACGGTTTAACGGAAACTTCCCCGGTTGTTACGACGAATCCAATGTCAAGAGCCAAGGTGGGGACGACCGGCAAGCCGATTCCGAATGTAAAAGTACGTATTGCATCCGATGGAGAGGTGCTTGTCAAAGGGCCTAATGTGATGCAAGGGTATTACAAAAATAAGGAAGCGACGGATAAAGATATTGTAGACGGATGGTTCCATACCGGAGACATCGGGGCGCTTGATGAAGAAGGTTATTTAAAAATTGTGGACCGCAAAAAACGGATTCTCGTGTTGTCCACCGGGAAAAATGTGGCACCGGCACCGATTGAAAGCGTAATCAATGAAAGCCGTTATATCGAATTTGCCGCTGTGATAGGGGACGGCCGTAAGTATGTAACCGCGCTTGTTACCCCTGATATGGAGAATTTAGTTCCGTGGGCAAAAGATCAAGGGATCCAAACCGAATCGAGAGAGGAGTTGTGTGCACGTGATGACGTGCAAAAGCTGTTAAAGGATGAAGTTGCACGTCTAACGGAAACAGCCGCCGATTATGAGACGCCTAAAAAAGTGGTCGTTATTGGTGAAGAATGGACGGTCGAAGGCGGGGAATTAACGCCGAAATTATCACTCCGAATGAAAAATATAGAAGAGAAATATAGCAAAAGCATTGAAGAAGCGTACGGTGATGCGTCCATCTCTGCCAAAGAAGTAGCGGCAGAAGCGCAATAG
- a CDS encoding ABC1 kinase family protein yields the protein MGIAKEEQISGKESQKEREARVTAVRQDIEKEKAMITKGKRRRKIVSVFAKHGLSFLLKDTVLWKMMGKQKRSRQENEHLQQIGTRLRAAFEELGPTFIKLGQVMVTRQDLLPPPITQELEKLLDQVPPIGYDYMECIIEEEIPEGVDMFEWIDEEPLGSASLAQVYKAGLKDGKTVALKVVRPTVEKLFQTDISVIKKMTGLLQNRLSPELSAAVDIGSLVQDYYSSAMDELDMLAESQKMREMTKYRKTVSYVDLPNVHDATKNVLIMEYIDGWLIKDFPVDFFTFEERTKIMIDLVHLYIQTLMDGHYHADAHGSNIMIDRHRKTAVIIDWGMTGRMDSVSAHVLMRVIMHIQSNQAEDVAEVFMELMTPTIYTDPVKLKDELQSLALHYVNTAQGSDRYNYGRLVLESTAIGIKNYCKAPNSLALWAKGFSATEGAARWIAPEISYGKVVEAYEIPILKSILGKRFNYRANASLVAESSKMMTTFPRRATKVMENLAENKFRVNMQLLPDTVMRNTLNQIANRLALALITVAIIVSSGLIIASVPNGTFLGMSAVTVANIGLVSSFLFILFILWRFIRTRKHRSLL from the coding sequence GTGGGAATTGCAAAAGAAGAACAGATATCGGGAAAGGAAAGTCAAAAAGAACGGGAAGCAAGAGTGACAGCCGTACGTCAGGACATTGAAAAAGAAAAGGCGATGATTACAAAAGGCAAAAGACGTCGAAAAATTGTATCTGTTTTTGCTAAACATGGGCTATCCTTTTTGCTTAAAGACACCGTGTTATGGAAAATGATGGGCAAGCAAAAACGAAGTCGCCAGGAAAATGAACATCTTCAGCAAATAGGGACGCGTTTGCGCGCTGCTTTTGAAGAACTGGGACCAACCTTCATTAAATTGGGTCAGGTCATGGTTACTCGTCAAGATCTTTTGCCACCTCCCATCACTCAAGAACTGGAAAAGCTATTGGATCAAGTGCCTCCAATTGGCTACGATTACATGGAATGTATCATTGAAGAAGAAATTCCCGAGGGCGTGGACATGTTTGAGTGGATTGACGAAGAACCTCTGGGATCTGCATCTTTGGCGCAAGTGTACAAAGCGGGACTTAAAGACGGAAAGACAGTAGCATTAAAAGTCGTTCGGCCGACAGTGGAAAAATTGTTTCAAACCGATATTAGCGTGATCAAAAAAATGACCGGTCTGTTGCAAAACCGTCTTTCCCCCGAATTGTCGGCTGCCGTTGATATAGGGTCATTGGTTCAAGATTATTACAGCAGCGCGATGGATGAATTGGACATGTTGGCAGAATCCCAAAAAATGAGGGAGATGACCAAATACCGGAAAACTGTGTCATACGTAGACCTTCCGAATGTTCATGACGCGACGAAAAACGTCTTAATCATGGAATATATTGACGGCTGGCTAATTAAAGATTTTCCCGTGGACTTCTTTACATTTGAAGAACGAACAAAGATTATGATCGACCTCGTTCATCTCTACATTCAAACCCTCATGGATGGGCATTATCATGCCGATGCCCACGGCTCGAACATCATGATCGACCGACATCGAAAAACAGCGGTAATCATCGACTGGGGAATGACTGGACGAATGGACAGTGTGTCCGCGCACGTTCTCATGAGAGTCATTATGCACATTCAGTCCAACCAAGCCGAAGACGTGGCGGAAGTATTCATGGAGTTAATGACCCCGACGATATACACCGATCCGGTGAAATTGAAAGATGAACTGCAAAGCCTTGCGTTGCATTACGTTAACACTGCCCAGGGAAGCGATCGTTACAACTACGGCCGCCTTGTGCTCGAGTCTACGGCGATCGGAATCAAAAACTACTGCAAGGCTCCAAATAGCCTTGCGTTGTGGGCGAAAGGGTTTTCTGCTACCGAGGGGGCGGCTCGCTGGATTGCCCCGGAAATCTCTTACGGAAAAGTCGTGGAAGCGTATGAAATTCCGATATTAAAAAGCATTCTCGGGAAACGGTTTAACTATCGAGCAAACGCGAGTTTAGTGGCGGAATCATCAAAAATGATGACAACGTTTCCGCGCCGCGCGACAAAAGTGATGGAGAATCTTGCGGAAAATAAGTTTCGCGTGAACATGCAGCTACTGCCGGATACCGTTATGCGCAATACGCTGAACCAAATTGCTAATCGCCTGGCTTTGGCTTTGATCACTGTTGCCATTATCGTATCGAGCGGTTTGATTATCGCGAGTGTGCCAAATGGCACTTTTCTGGGTATGAGCGCGGTGACGGTGGCGAATATCGGCTTGGTTTCTTCATTTCTTTTCATCCTTTTCATCTTGTGGCGTTTCATACGGACGCGAAAACATCGGTCATTGCTGTGA
- a CDS encoding immunoglobulin-like domain-containing protein — translation MLSIPLVFMYANNNVVNAETESEFQYDCELDLTGDDFTMPVTIEANVPTEVDSGEEFMLSDTTVTVEIPEEIVETAGGVTDSLSGEVTTFTMTSENEDSTIHVADPPIAIPDQELPDEGTLEFTVPEGGVDAGPVTAGEDGAVTLSAEEFDATLDAGLLDVNVDCVPPEDNEFASIDIGEDGDDPAPEPSIELNGDDPLEIDVGEEFADVDPGAEATDEEDGDLTDDIDVDTEDLDTSEAGEYTVTYSVENSEGESASVEREVIVIDEEEDPAPEPEIDLIGEDPLEIDVGEDFADVDPGAEATEEEDGDLTDDIDVDTGDLDTSEPGEYTVTYSVENSEGESASVDREVIVIDEEEDPAPVPEIDLIGGDPLEIGVGTDFDEADPGAEATEEEEGDLTDEVDVDTGNLDTSEPGEYTVTYSVENSAGETASVEREVVVVEEDDPEDPVGSIELEGNEEMELEVGDDFDDPGFTVVDEEGNELDEVEVTVEGEVDTTKTGTNELTYSVENNDEIDSVTRTVNVVDPDDDEDPGAGNGSGGPNGDNGSNGSNGTPGIGNGDRDNGSNGSPGIGNGDHDNGDRDIGSESGTSDRVGSDFITSDEGGALPDTAGNTPFFILVGSLLAIVGGALLFRRKLSLT, via the coding sequence ATGTTAAGTATTCCACTGGTTTTTATGTACGCGAACAATAATGTAGTAAATGCTGAAACAGAGTCAGAATTCCAATATGATTGTGAATTAGATCTCACAGGTGATGATTTTACAATGCCTGTGACGATTGAAGCGAATGTACCGACAGAAGTAGATTCTGGAGAAGAGTTCATGTTGTCGGATACAACTGTAACGGTGGAGATTCCCGAAGAAATTGTTGAAACAGCAGGTGGGGTGACCGATAGCTTATCAGGTGAAGTAACGACGTTTACCATGACATCCGAGAATGAAGATTCAACAATCCATGTAGCAGATCCTCCAATTGCGATTCCTGATCAGGAACTTCCTGATGAAGGAACGTTAGAATTTACCGTTCCTGAAGGTGGAGTCGATGCGGGGCCAGTTACAGCCGGTGAGGATGGGGCAGTGACGTTATCTGCCGAAGAATTCGATGCTACACTGGACGCAGGTCTGCTTGATGTAAATGTGGATTGTGTACCACCAGAGGATAATGAGTTTGCTAGCATTGACATCGGCGAAGATGGAGACGATCCTGCTCCTGAACCTTCGATTGAATTGAATGGAGACGATCCGTTGGAGATTGACGTAGGCGAGGAGTTCGCAGACGTTGATCCGGGAGCGGAAGCAACGGATGAAGAAGACGGTGATTTAACGGATGATATTGACGTAGACACGGAAGACCTTGACACGAGCGAAGCTGGCGAGTATACGGTGACGTACAGTGTCGAGAACAGCGAAGGTGAGAGCGCATCCGTGGAACGTGAAGTCATCGTTATCGATGAAGAAGAGGATCCGGCTCCAGAACCCGAGATTGATCTAATCGGCGAAGATCCTTTAGAGATTGACGTAGGCGAGGATTTCGCAGACGTTGATCCGGGAGCGGAAGCAACGGAAGAGGAAGACGGCGATTTGACGGATGATATTGACGTAGACACGGGAGATCTTGACACGAGTGAACCTGGCGAGTATACGGTGACGTACAGTGTCGAGAACAGTGAAGGTGAGAGTGCATCCGTGGATCGCGAGGTCATCGTTATCGATGAAGAAGAGGATCCGGCTCCAGTGCCCGAGATTGATCTAATCGGCGGAGATCCTTTAGAGATCGGAGTAGGCACAGATTTTGATGAAGCCGATCCGGGAGCGGAAGCAACGGAAGAGGAAGAAGGCGATTTGACAGATGAGGTTGACGTAGACACGGGAAATCTTGACACGAGCGAACCTGGCGAGTATACGGTCACTTATAGCGTTGAAAATAGTGCTGGAGAAACAGCATCTGTGGAGCGCGAAGTCGTCGTAGTCGAGGAAGACGATCCGGAAGATCCTGTCGGATCAATCGAGCTGGAAGGCAATGAAGAGATGGAGCTCGAAGTCGGTGACGACTTTGACGACCCCGGTTTCACTGTTGTCGATGAAGAAGGAAATGAACTCGATGAAGTCGAGGTAACTGTCGAAGGAGAAGTAGACACTACTAAAACGGGTACAAACGAGCTTACGTATAGTGTTGAGAACAATGACGAGATAGATTCTGTTACGCGTACGGTAAATGTTGTCGATCCTGACGACGATGAAGATCCAGGCGCTGGAAACGGTTCCGGTGGACCTAATGGAGACAACGGATCTAACGGAAGTAATGGAACACCGGGCATAGGCAACGGAGATCGCGACAACGGCAGCAATGGATCGCCGGGCATAGGCAATGGTGACCATGACAACGGAGATCGCGACATAGGAAGTGAAAGCGGCACTTCTGACAGAGTTGGAAGCGATTTCATAACCAGTGATGAAGGCGGCGCATTGCCGGACACCGCGGGCAACACTCCGTTTTTCATTCTAGTTGGATCGTTATTAGCTATTGTCGGTGGAGCGCTTCTATTTAGAAGAAAACTATCACTCACGTAG